Proteins found in one Takifugu flavidus isolate HTHZ2018 chromosome 7, ASM371156v2, whole genome shotgun sequence genomic segment:
- the LOC130528847 gene encoding capping protein, Arp2/3 and myosin-I linker protein 3-like isoform X5: protein MAYNTWFTKLYCKDLRIGSEVTEQVLHTVSKSSSLEEITLENAGLKSDFPQKMSAALSENPASVIHSLNLAHNSLDNQGVSSLIQQVCRLSKGLRLLNLSKTSLTSKGVVSLSQALCSTDAYSNSLLHLDLSRNPGVLSGEDASNLYLFLSQPNCLVHLDLSGTDCSVDSLFGALLRGCCADLSFLNLSKNSFSHRKVKDSLPLFRQFFSSAFSLTYVSLAAMKLPPDVLRALLTGLTSNPHINDLHLDISSCELRSAGAAVIQELFPRVSSIATLDISDNGLDADLLTVLPALSRHPSLKHLHLGKNFNIKNRVLDEVLQKLVQLIQEEDCALQSLSLTDSRLRSRGTILVNALGSNTCLRKVDLSGNNMDDIGAKMLSKALQINTTLRSVTWDRNNTSSAGFLDVARALEHNFTLQYMPLPLSDISQAHRSDPERTEQALTKIQRALVRNNQTQRFSQKQAQRLHQGLVTSTTEQVMERLCVRVQQQVCVLRGVAEVEDIQAAKQVLKEARNSRALYPSLCELAHVLSVDGPVRQRLDSLAGELAKAADKELQVIVDSMVSLCRELCPLSSSAAERLSPPLSSISERVSVPRSSIRTALMERAAQDVHRALEEVKLSVVSYLTNSIVDQILQELYATHKTLTGQMSHLNPWEGAFEEDTGWRLNRHRDSLDITDEELSTSIDTIAIKKRSSRTRRIRPVSTRLSLCDDSSSSPPPSVPSYSSPLSCSASWEGLSELPTQGLPLHHVTRVRPRPPRRNRAGHIPIELHCSENGGLSPLDDGFPDFYTKRVLPDSQLSSLHKAHSLRRKKRRNMLAIFGFRKNRNQAPSQGSESGAEVYGDVGPVVAAATMGTAAENVYTLLQPPRAAAWVGSPNDGSDGKPCDGKTSHALSPAPVAGIPHPCVGSSKHPLYSPREKFEMDAVFEQPLEADKYWADDKQRTAEVLQADTLWSNQQRDRQHFDSKTQERTFGEAKTSDRAWTESRHPERHADRQWTVDRHTQRQIDRKIERQWVGGRKIDRSWSENRPADMQLDNQWSMSRKPERQAQMLHLAQRPSPPYPSERTPSPKLEMDPLKGTEGGPDWHQPDSQGERQPCSDAGVGFPEGWRGSAGGRAALSTSKPDPPPQASKQHLPKLRHWHQPESSDILTDQEVATAKTEKRRDSEGQPPPIPEKPKTSSFVTFPKELAAERNLPPPPVPPPLKKPGHGLPDRAASQGEEGPRPQAPVKPQRNRKAISCDAGTDRESPNNVEKPPNRKPPVKKPRLPQNRNKSLDLSDSFNSAPGHGEPL, encoded by the exons ATGGCTTACAACACCTGGTTCACCAAACTGTACTGCAAGGACCTGCGTATA gggtcagaggtcaccgagCAGGTCCTGCACACCGTCAGCAAATCCTCCAGTCTGGAGGAGATCACTCTTGAGAACGCGGGGTTGAAATC AGACTTTCCACAGAAGATGTCAGCCGCTCTCTCAGAGAACCCTGCCTCCGTCATCCACTCGCTCAACCTGGCCCACAACTCACTGGACAACCAAG gcgTATCCAGCCTAATCCAGCAGGTGTGCCGACTCAGCAAAGGTCTCCGCCTCCTCAACCTCTCCAAGACCTCCCTCACCTCCAAAG GAGTGGTGTCTCTCTCTCAGGCTCTGTGCTCCACCGACGCGTACTCCAACTCCCTCCTGCACCTGGACCTGAGCAGGAACCCGGGGGTCCTGTCAGGAGAGGACGCCTCG AACTTGTATCTGTTCCTGTCTCAGCCCAACTGCCTGGTCCATCTGGATCTGTCCGGCACAGACTGCTCCGTGGACTCA CTGTTTGGGGCTCTTCTGAGGGGGTGTTGCGCTGATCTTTCCTTTCTGAATCTTTCCAAAAATTCCTTCTCTCACAG GAAGGTGAAGGACTCGCTGCCGCTGTTCCGTCAATTCTTCAGTTCAGCCTTCAGCCTCACTTATGTCAGCCTTGCTGCTATGAAGCTGCCTCCTGATGTTCTGAG GGCTCTCCTGACAGGATTAACTTCCAATCCTCATATCAATGACCTCCATTTAGACATCAGTAGTTGTGAG ctgagatctgcaggagctgctgtaaTCCAGGAACTTTTCCCCAGAGTCTCATCTATCGCCACGCTGGATATCTCAGACAACG gcCTAGATGCAGACTTGCTCACTGTCCTGCCAGCCCTCTCCAGACACCCCTCACTCAAACACCTTCATCTGGGCAAGAACTTCAACATCAAAAACAG ggttctggATGAAGTCCTGCAGAAGCTGGTGCAGCTCATCCAGGAGGAGGactgt GCACTGCAGTCGCTGTCGCTGACCGACTCGCGGCTTCGCTCCCGGGGAACCATCCTGGTCAACGCCCTGGGTAGCAACACCTGTCTGAGGAAGGTGGACCTGAGCGGGAACAACATGGACGACATCGGAGCCAAGATGCTGAGCAAGGCCCTGCAGATCAACACCACCCTCAG GAGCGTGACGTGGGATCGCAACAACACCTCCTCAGCAGGATTTCTGGATGTGGCCCGGGCTCTTGAACA TAATTTCACCTTGCAGTACATGCCTCTGCCCCTTAGTGACATCAGCCAGGCGCACCGCAGCGACCCGGAGAGGACGGAGCAGGCGCTCACCAAG ATCCAGCGAGCTCTGGTGAGGAACAACCAGACCCAGCGTTTCTCTCAGAAGCAGGCCCAGCGGCTGCACCAAGGCCTGGTCACGAGTACCACAGAACAG GTGATGGAAcgcctgtgtgtgcgcgtccaacagcaggtgtgtgtgttacgAGGTGTTGCAGAGGTGGAGGATATTCAGGCTGCCAAGCAAGTATTAAAAGAGGCCAGGAACTCCCGCGCG TTGTACCCGTCCCTCTGTGAGCTGGCTCACGTCCTCTCCGTGGACGGGCCCGTAAGGCAGAGACTGGACTCACTGGCTGGCGAACTCGCCAAAGCTGCAGACAAAGAGCTCCAG GTGATCGTGGACTCCATGGTGTCCCTGTGCCGCGAGCTCTGCCCTTTATCGTCTTCGGCGGCGGAGAGGCTGAGCCCCCCGCTCTCGTCCATCTCTGAGCGCGTGTCTGTGCCTCGCTCATCCATTCGGACAGCCCTGATGGAAAGAGCCGCGCAGGACGTTCATCGAGCCTTAGA GGAGGTGAAGCTCTCGGTGGTTTCCTATCTCACCAACTCTATTGTGGACCAAATACTGCAGGAGCTCTATGCCACCCACAAGACCCTG ACCGGGCAGATGTCTCATCTGAATCCCTGGGAGGGGGCGTTTGAGGAGGACACTGGGTGGAGGCTGAACAGACACAGGGACTCTTTGGACATCACAGACGAAGAGCTCAGCACCAGCATA GACACAATAGCCATTAAGAAGCGCAGCTCGAGAACGAGGCGAATCCGCCCTGTGTCCACCAGGCTGA GTCTCTGCGACGACTCCAGCTCCTCGCCACCTCCGTCCGTGCCCTCCTACTCCTCACCTCTGTCTTGCTCTGCATCCTGGGAGGGCTTGTCGGAGCTGCCCACGCAGGGTCTGCCTCTCCATCATGTGACACGGGTTCGGCCCAGGCCGCCACGGCGAAACAGGGCGGGGCACATCCCTATTGAATTG CACTGCAGTGAAAACGGAGGACTAAGCCCACTTGATGATGGATTTCCAGATTTCTACACCAAGAGAGTTCTACCTGACAG CCAGCTCTCGTCGCTCCACAAAGCTCACtcgctgaggaggaagaagagaagaaacatgCTGGCCATCTTCGGATTCCGCAAGAACCGCAACCAGGCGCCCAGCCAGGGGTCCGAGAGCGGCGCGGAGGTTTACGGAGACGTCGGCCCCGTTGTTGCCGCAGCAACCATGGG GACTGCCGCTGAAAACGTCTACACACTACTTCAGCCGCCGAGGGCCGCTGCCTGGGTGGGATCTCCCAACGATGGGAGCGACGGGAAGCCGTGCGATGGGAAAACCAGCCATGCTCTGAGTCCTGCCCCAGTGGCGGGCATCCCTCACCCCTGTGTGGGGAGCAGCAAACACCCTCTTTACTCACCCAGAGAG AAATTCGAAATGGATGCCGTGTTTGAGCAGCCGCTGGAGGCGGACAAGTACTGGGCAGACGACAAACAGAGGACAGCGGAGGTGCTGCAGGCGGACACACTGTGGAGCAaccagcagagagacaggcagcacTTTGACAGCAAAACACAAGAAAGAACTTTTGGAGAGGCAAAAACGAGTGACAGGGCCTGGACAGAAAGTAGACACCCGGAGAGGCATGCGGACAGACAGTGGACTGTGGACAGGCACACGCAGCGGCAGATTGACAGAAAGATAGAAAGACAGTGGGTGGGCGGGAGAAAGATAGACCGGTCCTGGTCGGAGAACAGGCCAGCGGACATGCAGCTGGACAATCAGTGGTCAATGAGCAGGAAGCCAGAGAGGCAGGCACAGATGCTGCATCTGGCTCAGAGGCCGTCCCCACCGTATCCATCAGAGAGGACCCCTTCGCCAAAGCTGGAAATGGACCCTCTGaaagggacagaaggaggacCAGACTGGCACCAACCGGACtcacagggagagagacagcCGTGTTCTGACGCTGGTGTGGGGTTTCCAGAGGGCTGGAGGGGCTCCGCAGGAGGACGAGCTGCTCTCAGCACGTCCAAACCCGACCCGCCGCCGCAAGCCAGCAAGCAGCACCTCCCAAAACTGAGGCACTGGCACCAACCGGAGAGCTCCGACATTTTAACAG ACCAGGAGGTGGCTACAGcgaagacagaaaagagaagagactCGGAGGGACAGCCTCCCCCCATCCCCGAAAAG CCAAAGACCTCTTCGTTTGTGACTTTTCCAAAGGAATTGGCCGCGGAGAGGAACTTGCCACCCCCTCCTGTGCCACCCCCTCTTAAGAAGCCTGGGCACGGTTTACCGGACAGAGCGGCAAGTCAAG GGGAAGAAGGACCCAGACCTCAGGCGCCGGTGAAGCCGCAGAGAAACAGGAAGGCCATATCCTGCGACGCAG GCACTGACAGGGAAAGCCCTAATAACGTTGAGAAGCCCCCAAATCGCAAACCCCCTGTGAAAAAGCCTAGACTACCccaaaacagaaataagtcaCTGGACCTGTCTG ACAGCTTCAACTCTGCCCCCGGCCATGGCGAGCCGCTGTGA